From the genome of Monomorium pharaonis isolate MP-MQ-018 chromosome 2, ASM1337386v2, whole genome shotgun sequence, one region includes:
- the LOC105835103 gene encoding dynamin isoform X2 yields the protein MAGNTGMEQLIPIVNKLQDAFTQLGVHMQLDLPQIAVVGGQSAGKSSVLENFVGKDFLPRGSGIVTRRPLILQLINSTTEFAEFLHCKGKKFVDFDEVRKEIEAETDRVTGSNKGISNIPINLRVYSPNVLNLTLIDLPGLTKVPIGDQPADIEAQIKAMIFQFIKRENCLILAVTPANTDLANSDALKLAKEVDPQGVRTIGVITKLDLMDDGTDARDILENKLLPLRRGYIGVVNRSQKDIEGRKDIKNALAAERKFFLSHPSYRHLADRLGTPYLQRVLNQQLTNHIRDTLPALRDRLQKQQLALEKDVEQYKHFRPDDPAIKTKAMLQMIQQLQSDFERTIEGSGSAQINTMELSGGAKINRLFHERFPFEIVKMEFDEKELRKEIAFAIRNIHGIRVGLFTPDMAFEAIVKKQINRLKEPSLKCVDLVVQELSNVVRICTDRMSRYPRLREETERIITTHIRQREQMCKEQLILLVDCELAYMNTNHEDFIGFANAAASSHNASAQQSSENSVKSGRHTLGNQVIRKGYMCIHNLGIMKGGSRDYWFVLTSESISWFKDEEEREKKYMLPLDGLKLRDLEQGFMSRRHLFALFNPEGRNVYKDYKQLELSCETQDDVDSWKASFLRAGVYPEKSTEQANGEEEGYEGGTEGQSSMDPQLERQVETIRNLVDSYMKIVTKTTRDLVPKTIMLLIINNAKDFINGELLAHLYASGDQASMMEESPEEAQKREEMLRMYHACKEALRIIGDVSMATVSTPVPPPVKNDWLATGDNPRLSPPSPGGPRRGVTQPPPISSSRAPPPVPATGRPAPAVPNRPGPGGPPPRANPGLPPPMIPTRGGGLQQRITQAATQAATQAAVNELMDAFKIKRPVPNIPPRIPDRPYSGRLN from the exons ATGGCGGGCAACACGGGTATGGAACAGTTGATCCCGATCGTGAACAAGCTGCAGGATGCGTTCACGCAGCTCGGCGTGCATATGCAGCTCGATCTGCCGCAGATCGCGGTGGTGGGCGGTCAGAGCGCGGGCAAGAGCTCCGTGCTCGAGAACTTCGTCGGCAA AGACTTCTTGCCAAGAGGTTCAGGTATTGTGACAAGGAGACCTCTCATCTTACAGTTGATTAACAGCACAACTG aatttgCAGAGTTTTTACATTGTAAGGGTAAGAAATTTGTGGATTTTGATGAAGTGCGGAAAGAAATTGAAGCAGAAACAGACAGAGTGACAGGAAGTAACAAGGGCATTTCTAATATACCAATTAATCTCAGAGTATATTCACCCAACG TGCTAAATTTGACATTAATTGATTTACCTGGACTTACAAAAGTACCAATCGGAGACCAGCCAGCAGATATAGAAGCCCAAATTAAAGCCATGatctttcaatttattaaacgtGAAAATTGTCTTATATTGGCAGTCACACCAGCCAATACTGATTTAGCCAATAGCGATGCTCTTAAACTTGCTAAAGAAGTAGATCCACAAG GTGTACGTACAATTGGCGTTATTACCAAACTGGATCTTATGGATGATGGTACTGATGCAAGAGacattttggaaaataaattattgccaTTGAGAAGGGGTTACATTGGTGTTGTTAATAGAAGTCAAAAGGACATAGAAGGACGAAAGGATATCAAAAATGCTTTAGCTGCTGAGCGAAAGTTCTTCCTCAG CCATCCGTCTTATCGTCATCTAGCAGACAGATTGGGTACACCATATTTGCAGAGAGTTCTCAATCAACAATTAACAAACCATATCAGGGATACCTTGCCAGCTCTAAGAGATAGATTACAAAAGCAACAATTAGCTTTAGAAAAGGATGTCGAACAGTACAAACATTTCAGACCTGATGACCCTGCAATCAAAACAAAGGCTATGTTACA AATGATACAGCAGCTTCAGTCAGATTTCGAGAGAACTATAGAAGGCTCAGGTTCAGCACAAATTAATACTATGGAACTCAGTGGTGGTGCAAAAATCAACAGACTTTTCCACGAACGTTTCCCAtttgaaattgttaaaatggaatttgatgaaaaagaaTTAAGGAAAGAAATTGCTTTCGCTATCAGAAATATACATG GTATTAGAGTGGGGTTATTTACTCCGGATATGGCTTTTGAGGCAATAgtcaaaaaacaaataaacagACTTAAGGAACCAAGTCTTAAATGTGTAGATTTAGTCGTGCAAGAACTTAGTAATGTTGTACGCATTTGTACAGATAGG ATGTCGCGTTATCCCAGACTAAGAGAAGAGACAGAACGAATCATAACAACACATATTAGGCAGCGCGAACAAATGTGTAAAGAGCAGCTAATCTTACTGGTGGACTGCGAACTTGCATACATGAATACGAATCATGAAGATTTCATCGGTTTTGCAAA CGCTGCAGCCAGTAGCCATAATGCAAG TGCACAGCAATCTTCGGAGAATTCCGTTAAATCTGGACGGCATACATTAGGCAATCAAGTAATTCGTAAAGGctatatgtgtatacataaTCTTGGTATTATGAAGGGCGGTTCGAGAGATTACTGGTTTGTTTTAACATCCGAGAGTATCTCCTGGTTCAAGGACGAAGAA GAACGTGAAAAGAAATACATGTTGCCATTGGATGGATTAAAATTGCGTGATCTGGAGCAAGGTTTTATGTCGCGTCGTCATCTATTTGCGTTATTTAATCCCGAAGgaagaaatgtttataaagattataaacaATTGGAGTTGAGTTGTGAAACACAAGATGATGTTGACTCCTGGAAGGCGTCATTCCTGAGGGCTGGTGTATATCCCGAAAAATCAACAGAACAAGCAAATGGCGAAGAG GAAGGATATGAG GGTGGAACAGAGGGTCAGTCATCGATGGATCCTCAATTGGAGCGTCAAGTGGAAACTATCAGAAACTTAGTAGATTCTTATATGAAGATTGTTACAAAAACTACCCGCGATCTGGTTCCAAAGACAATTATGcttcttattattaacaacGCTAAGGACTTCATTAATGGAGAACTGTTGGCACATCTTTATGCAAGCGGCGATCAG gCTTCAATGATGGAAGAATCTCCCGAAGAGGCGCAAAAACGGGAAGAGATGTTACGCATGTATCACGCGTGCAAAGAGGCTCTTCGTATAATTGGAGATGTCTCAATGGCCACAGTCTCAACTCCAGTACCACCGCCTGTGAAAAATGATTGGTTGGCGACCGGCGACAATCCAAG GTTATCGCCACCATCTCCTGGTGGTCCAAGACGTGGAGTGACACAGCCACCACCTATTTCTAGCTCACGAGCACCACCACCAGTACCTGCAACTGGCCGGCCAGCACCAGCCGTTCCTAATAGACCTGGTCCAGGTGGACCACCACCGCGAGCTAATCCTGGCCTACCTCCACCTATGATACCAAC TCGAGGGGGTGGTCTACAGCAGAGGATAACACAAGCTGCGACACAGGCTGCGACGCAAGCCGCCGTGAATGAGCTGATGGATGCGTTCAAGATCAA GCGTCCCGTACCCAATATTCCCCCCCGAATTCCCGACAGACCATACTCCGGCCGACTAAACTGA
- the LOC105835103 gene encoding dynamin isoform X3 has translation MAGNTGMEQLIPIVNKLQDAFTQLGVHMQLDLPQIAVVGGQSAGKSSVLENFVGKDFLPRGSGIVTRRPLILQLINSTTEFAEFLHCKGKKFVDFDEVRKEIEAETDRVTGSNKGISNIPINLRVYSPNVLNLTLIDLPGLTKVPIGDQPADIEAQIKAMIFQFIKRENCLILAVTPANTDLANSDALKLAKEVDPQGVRTIGVITKLDLMDDGTDARDILENKLLPLRRGYIGVVNRSQKDIEGRKDIKNALAAERKFFLSHPSYRHLADRLGTPYLQRVLNQQLTNHIRDTLPALRDRLQKQQLALEKDVEQYKHFRPDDPAIKTKAMLQMIQQLQSDFERTIEGSGSAQINTMELSGGAKINRLFHERFPFEIVKMEFDEKELRKEIAFAIRNIHGIRVGLFTPDMAFEAIVKKQINRLKEPSLKCVDLVVQELSNVVRICTDRMSRYPRLREETERIITTHIRQREQMCKEQLILLVDCELAYMNTNHEDFIGFANAAASSHNASAQQSSENSVKSGRHTLGNQVIRKGYMCIHNLGIMKGGSRDYWFVLTSESISWFKDEEEREKKYMLPLDGLKLRDLEQGFMSRRHLFALFNPEGRNVYKDYKQLELSCETQDDVDSWKASFLRAGVYPEKSTEQANGEEGGTEGQSSMDPQLERQVETIRNLVDSYMKIVTKTTRDLVPKTIMLLIINNAKDFINGELLAHLYASGDQASMMEESPEEAQKREEMLRMYHACKEALRIIGDVSMATVSTPVPPPVKNDWLATGDNPSLGLSPPSPGGPRRGVTQPPPISSSRAPPPVPATGRPAPAVPNRPGPGGPPPRANPGLPPPMIPTRGGGLQQRITQAATQAATQAAVNELMDAFKIKRPVPNIPPRIPDRPYSGRLN, from the exons ATGGCGGGCAACACGGGTATGGAACAGTTGATCCCGATCGTGAACAAGCTGCAGGATGCGTTCACGCAGCTCGGCGTGCATATGCAGCTCGATCTGCCGCAGATCGCGGTGGTGGGCGGTCAGAGCGCGGGCAAGAGCTCCGTGCTCGAGAACTTCGTCGGCAA AGACTTCTTGCCAAGAGGTTCAGGTATTGTGACAAGGAGACCTCTCATCTTACAGTTGATTAACAGCACAACTG aatttgCAGAGTTTTTACATTGTAAGGGTAAGAAATTTGTGGATTTTGATGAAGTGCGGAAAGAAATTGAAGCAGAAACAGACAGAGTGACAGGAAGTAACAAGGGCATTTCTAATATACCAATTAATCTCAGAGTATATTCACCCAACG TGCTAAATTTGACATTAATTGATTTACCTGGACTTACAAAAGTACCAATCGGAGACCAGCCAGCAGATATAGAAGCCCAAATTAAAGCCATGatctttcaatttattaaacgtGAAAATTGTCTTATATTGGCAGTCACACCAGCCAATACTGATTTAGCCAATAGCGATGCTCTTAAACTTGCTAAAGAAGTAGATCCACAAG GTGTACGTACAATTGGCGTTATTACCAAACTGGATCTTATGGATGATGGTACTGATGCAAGAGacattttggaaaataaattattgccaTTGAGAAGGGGTTACATTGGTGTTGTTAATAGAAGTCAAAAGGACATAGAAGGACGAAAGGATATCAAAAATGCTTTAGCTGCTGAGCGAAAGTTCTTCCTCAG CCATCCGTCTTATCGTCATCTAGCAGACAGATTGGGTACACCATATTTGCAGAGAGTTCTCAATCAACAATTAACAAACCATATCAGGGATACCTTGCCAGCTCTAAGAGATAGATTACAAAAGCAACAATTAGCTTTAGAAAAGGATGTCGAACAGTACAAACATTTCAGACCTGATGACCCTGCAATCAAAACAAAGGCTATGTTACA AATGATACAGCAGCTTCAGTCAGATTTCGAGAGAACTATAGAAGGCTCAGGTTCAGCACAAATTAATACTATGGAACTCAGTGGTGGTGCAAAAATCAACAGACTTTTCCACGAACGTTTCCCAtttgaaattgttaaaatggaatttgatgaaaaagaaTTAAGGAAAGAAATTGCTTTCGCTATCAGAAATATACATG GTATTAGAGTGGGGTTATTTACTCCGGATATGGCTTTTGAGGCAATAgtcaaaaaacaaataaacagACTTAAGGAACCAAGTCTTAAATGTGTAGATTTAGTCGTGCAAGAACTTAGTAATGTTGTACGCATTTGTACAGATAGG ATGTCGCGTTATCCCAGACTAAGAGAAGAGACAGAACGAATCATAACAACACATATTAGGCAGCGCGAACAAATGTGTAAAGAGCAGCTAATCTTACTGGTGGACTGCGAACTTGCATACATGAATACGAATCATGAAGATTTCATCGGTTTTGCAAA CGCTGCAGCCAGTAGCCATAATGCAAG TGCACAGCAATCTTCGGAGAATTCCGTTAAATCTGGACGGCATACATTAGGCAATCAAGTAATTCGTAAAGGctatatgtgtatacataaTCTTGGTATTATGAAGGGCGGTTCGAGAGATTACTGGTTTGTTTTAACATCCGAGAGTATCTCCTGGTTCAAGGACGAAGAA GAACGTGAAAAGAAATACATGTTGCCATTGGATGGATTAAAATTGCGTGATCTGGAGCAAGGTTTTATGTCGCGTCGTCATCTATTTGCGTTATTTAATCCCGAAGgaagaaatgtttataaagattataaacaATTGGAGTTGAGTTGTGAAACACAAGATGATGTTGACTCCTGGAAGGCGTCATTCCTGAGGGCTGGTGTATATCCCGAAAAATCAACAGAACAAGCAAATGGCGAAGAG GGTGGAACAGAGGGTCAGTCATCGATGGATCCTCAATTGGAGCGTCAAGTGGAAACTATCAGAAACTTAGTAGATTCTTATATGAAGATTGTTACAAAAACTACCCGCGATCTGGTTCCAAAGACAATTATGcttcttattattaacaacGCTAAGGACTTCATTAATGGAGAACTGTTGGCACATCTTTATGCAAGCGGCGATCAG gCTTCAATGATGGAAGAATCTCCCGAAGAGGCGCAAAAACGGGAAGAGATGTTACGCATGTATCACGCGTGCAAAGAGGCTCTTCGTATAATTGGAGATGTCTCAATGGCCACAGTCTCAACTCCAGTACCACCGCCTGTGAAAAATGATTGGTTGGCGACCGGCGACAATCCAAG TCTTGG GTTATCGCCACCATCTCCTGGTGGTCCAAGACGTGGAGTGACACAGCCACCACCTATTTCTAGCTCACGAGCACCACCACCAGTACCTGCAACTGGCCGGCCAGCACCAGCCGTTCCTAATAGACCTGGTCCAGGTGGACCACCACCGCGAGCTAATCCTGGCCTACCTCCACCTATGATACCAAC TCGAGGGGGTGGTCTACAGCAGAGGATAACACAAGCTGCGACACAGGCTGCGACGCAAGCCGCCGTGAATGAGCTGATGGATGCGTTCAAGATCAA GCGTCCCGTACCCAATATTCCCCCCCGAATTCCCGACAGACCATACTCCGGCCGACTAAACTGA
- the LOC105835103 gene encoding dynamin isoform X9, with product MAGNTGMEQLIPIVNKLQDAFTQLGVHMQLDLPQIAVVGGQSAGKSSVLENFVGKDFLPRGSGIVTRRPLILQLINSTTEFAEFLHCKGKKFVDFDEVRKEIEAETDRVTGSNKGISNIPINLRVYSPNVLNLTLIDLPGLTKVPIGDQPADIEAQIKAMIFQFIKRENCLILAVTPANTDLANSDALKLAKEVDPQGVRTIGVITKLDLMDDGTDARDILENKLLPLRRGYIGVVNRSQKDIEGRKDIKNALAAERKFFLSHPSYRHLADRLGTPYLQRVLNQQLTNHIRDTLPALRDRLQKQQLALEKDVEQYKHFRPDDPAIKTKAMLQMIQQLQSDFERTIEGSGSAQINTMELSGGAKINRLFHERFPFEIVKMEFDEKELRKEIAFAIRNIHGIRVGLFTPDMAFEAIVKKQINRLKEPSLKCVDLVVQELSNVVRICTDRMSRYPRLREETERIITTHIRQREQMCKEQLILLVDCELAYMNTNHEDFIGFANAAASSHNASAQQSSENSVKSGRHTLGNQVIRKGYMCIHNLGIMKGGSRDYWFVLTSESISWFKDEEEREKKYMLPLDGLKLRDLEQGFMSRRHLFALFNPEGRNVYKDYKQLELSCETQDDVDSWKASFLRAGVYPEKSTEQANGEEEGYEGGTEGQSSMDPQLERQVETIRNLVDSYMKIVTKTTRDLVPKTIMLLIINNAKDFINGELLAHLYASGDQASMMEESPEEAQKREEMLRMYHACKEALRIIGDVSMATVSTPVPPPVKNDWLATGDNPSLGLSPPSPGGPRRGVTQPPPISSSRAPPPVPATGRPAPAVPNRPGPGGPPPRANPGLPPPMIPTRPVPNIPPRIPDRPYSGRLN from the exons ATGGCGGGCAACACGGGTATGGAACAGTTGATCCCGATCGTGAACAAGCTGCAGGATGCGTTCACGCAGCTCGGCGTGCATATGCAGCTCGATCTGCCGCAGATCGCGGTGGTGGGCGGTCAGAGCGCGGGCAAGAGCTCCGTGCTCGAGAACTTCGTCGGCAA AGACTTCTTGCCAAGAGGTTCAGGTATTGTGACAAGGAGACCTCTCATCTTACAGTTGATTAACAGCACAACTG aatttgCAGAGTTTTTACATTGTAAGGGTAAGAAATTTGTGGATTTTGATGAAGTGCGGAAAGAAATTGAAGCAGAAACAGACAGAGTGACAGGAAGTAACAAGGGCATTTCTAATATACCAATTAATCTCAGAGTATATTCACCCAACG TGCTAAATTTGACATTAATTGATTTACCTGGACTTACAAAAGTACCAATCGGAGACCAGCCAGCAGATATAGAAGCCCAAATTAAAGCCATGatctttcaatttattaaacgtGAAAATTGTCTTATATTGGCAGTCACACCAGCCAATACTGATTTAGCCAATAGCGATGCTCTTAAACTTGCTAAAGAAGTAGATCCACAAG GTGTACGTACAATTGGCGTTATTACCAAACTGGATCTTATGGATGATGGTACTGATGCAAGAGacattttggaaaataaattattgccaTTGAGAAGGGGTTACATTGGTGTTGTTAATAGAAGTCAAAAGGACATAGAAGGACGAAAGGATATCAAAAATGCTTTAGCTGCTGAGCGAAAGTTCTTCCTCAG CCATCCGTCTTATCGTCATCTAGCAGACAGATTGGGTACACCATATTTGCAGAGAGTTCTCAATCAACAATTAACAAACCATATCAGGGATACCTTGCCAGCTCTAAGAGATAGATTACAAAAGCAACAATTAGCTTTAGAAAAGGATGTCGAACAGTACAAACATTTCAGACCTGATGACCCTGCAATCAAAACAAAGGCTATGTTACA AATGATACAGCAGCTTCAGTCAGATTTCGAGAGAACTATAGAAGGCTCAGGTTCAGCACAAATTAATACTATGGAACTCAGTGGTGGTGCAAAAATCAACAGACTTTTCCACGAACGTTTCCCAtttgaaattgttaaaatggaatttgatgaaaaagaaTTAAGGAAAGAAATTGCTTTCGCTATCAGAAATATACATG GTATTAGAGTGGGGTTATTTACTCCGGATATGGCTTTTGAGGCAATAgtcaaaaaacaaataaacagACTTAAGGAACCAAGTCTTAAATGTGTAGATTTAGTCGTGCAAGAACTTAGTAATGTTGTACGCATTTGTACAGATAGG ATGTCGCGTTATCCCAGACTAAGAGAAGAGACAGAACGAATCATAACAACACATATTAGGCAGCGCGAACAAATGTGTAAAGAGCAGCTAATCTTACTGGTGGACTGCGAACTTGCATACATGAATACGAATCATGAAGATTTCATCGGTTTTGCAAA CGCTGCAGCCAGTAGCCATAATGCAAG TGCACAGCAATCTTCGGAGAATTCCGTTAAATCTGGACGGCATACATTAGGCAATCAAGTAATTCGTAAAGGctatatgtgtatacataaTCTTGGTATTATGAAGGGCGGTTCGAGAGATTACTGGTTTGTTTTAACATCCGAGAGTATCTCCTGGTTCAAGGACGAAGAA GAACGTGAAAAGAAATACATGTTGCCATTGGATGGATTAAAATTGCGTGATCTGGAGCAAGGTTTTATGTCGCGTCGTCATCTATTTGCGTTATTTAATCCCGAAGgaagaaatgtttataaagattataaacaATTGGAGTTGAGTTGTGAAACACAAGATGATGTTGACTCCTGGAAGGCGTCATTCCTGAGGGCTGGTGTATATCCCGAAAAATCAACAGAACAAGCAAATGGCGAAGAG GAAGGATATGAG GGTGGAACAGAGGGTCAGTCATCGATGGATCCTCAATTGGAGCGTCAAGTGGAAACTATCAGAAACTTAGTAGATTCTTATATGAAGATTGTTACAAAAACTACCCGCGATCTGGTTCCAAAGACAATTATGcttcttattattaacaacGCTAAGGACTTCATTAATGGAGAACTGTTGGCACATCTTTATGCAAGCGGCGATCAG gCTTCAATGATGGAAGAATCTCCCGAAGAGGCGCAAAAACGGGAAGAGATGTTACGCATGTATCACGCGTGCAAAGAGGCTCTTCGTATAATTGGAGATGTCTCAATGGCCACAGTCTCAACTCCAGTACCACCGCCTGTGAAAAATGATTGGTTGGCGACCGGCGACAATCCAAG TCTTGG GTTATCGCCACCATCTCCTGGTGGTCCAAGACGTGGAGTGACACAGCCACCACCTATTTCTAGCTCACGAGCACCACCACCAGTACCTGCAACTGGCCGGCCAGCACCAGCCGTTCCTAATAGACCTGGTCCAGGTGGACCACCACCGCGAGCTAATCCTGGCCTACCTCCACCTATGATACCAAC GCGTCCCGTACCCAATATTCCCCCCCGAATTCCCGACAGACCATACTCCGGCCGACTAAACTGA
- the LOC105835103 gene encoding dynamin isoform X8 has protein sequence MAGNTGMEQLIPIVNKLQDAFTQLGVHMQLDLPQIAVVGGQSAGKSSVLENFVGKDFLPRGSGIVTRRPLILQLINSTTEFAEFLHCKGKKFVDFDEVRKEIEAETDRVTGSNKGISNIPINLRVYSPNVLNLTLIDLPGLTKVPIGDQPADIEAQIKAMIFQFIKRENCLILAVTPANTDLANSDALKLAKEVDPQGVRTIGVITKLDLMDDGTDARDILENKLLPLRRGYIGVVNRSQKDIEGRKDIKNALAAERKFFLSHPSYRHLADRLGTPYLQRVLNQQLTNHIRDTLPALRDRLQKQQLALEKDVEQYKHFRPDDPAIKTKAMLQMIQQLQSDFERTIEGSGSAQINTMELSGGAKINRLFHERFPFEIVKMEFDEKELRKEIAFAIRNIHGIRVGLFTPDMAFEAIVKKQINRLKEPSLKCVDLVVQELSNVVRICTDRMSRYPRLREETERIITTHIRQREQMCKEQLILLVDCELAYMNTNHEDFIGFANAAASSHNASAQQSSENSVKSGRHTLGNQVIRKGYMCIHNLGIMKGGSRDYWFVLTSESISWFKDEEEREKKYMLPLDGLKLRDLEQGFMSRRHLFALFNPEGRNVYKDYKQLELSCETQDDVDSWKASFLRAGVYPEKSTEQANGEEEGYEGGTEGQSSMDPQLERQVETIRNLVDSYMKIVTKTTRDLVPKTIMLLIINNAKDFINGELLAHLYASGDQASMMEESPEEAQKREEMLRMYHACKEALRIIGDVSMATVSTPVPPPVKNDWLATGDNPSSRAPPPVPATGRPAPAVPNRPGPGGPPPRANPGLPPPMIPTRGGGLQQRITQAATQAATQAAVNELMDAFKIKRPVPNIPPRIPDRPYSGRLN, from the exons ATGGCGGGCAACACGGGTATGGAACAGTTGATCCCGATCGTGAACAAGCTGCAGGATGCGTTCACGCAGCTCGGCGTGCATATGCAGCTCGATCTGCCGCAGATCGCGGTGGTGGGCGGTCAGAGCGCGGGCAAGAGCTCCGTGCTCGAGAACTTCGTCGGCAA AGACTTCTTGCCAAGAGGTTCAGGTATTGTGACAAGGAGACCTCTCATCTTACAGTTGATTAACAGCACAACTG aatttgCAGAGTTTTTACATTGTAAGGGTAAGAAATTTGTGGATTTTGATGAAGTGCGGAAAGAAATTGAAGCAGAAACAGACAGAGTGACAGGAAGTAACAAGGGCATTTCTAATATACCAATTAATCTCAGAGTATATTCACCCAACG TGCTAAATTTGACATTAATTGATTTACCTGGACTTACAAAAGTACCAATCGGAGACCAGCCAGCAGATATAGAAGCCCAAATTAAAGCCATGatctttcaatttattaaacgtGAAAATTGTCTTATATTGGCAGTCACACCAGCCAATACTGATTTAGCCAATAGCGATGCTCTTAAACTTGCTAAAGAAGTAGATCCACAAG GTGTACGTACAATTGGCGTTATTACCAAACTGGATCTTATGGATGATGGTACTGATGCAAGAGacattttggaaaataaattattgccaTTGAGAAGGGGTTACATTGGTGTTGTTAATAGAAGTCAAAAGGACATAGAAGGACGAAAGGATATCAAAAATGCTTTAGCTGCTGAGCGAAAGTTCTTCCTCAG CCATCCGTCTTATCGTCATCTAGCAGACAGATTGGGTACACCATATTTGCAGAGAGTTCTCAATCAACAATTAACAAACCATATCAGGGATACCTTGCCAGCTCTAAGAGATAGATTACAAAAGCAACAATTAGCTTTAGAAAAGGATGTCGAACAGTACAAACATTTCAGACCTGATGACCCTGCAATCAAAACAAAGGCTATGTTACA AATGATACAGCAGCTTCAGTCAGATTTCGAGAGAACTATAGAAGGCTCAGGTTCAGCACAAATTAATACTATGGAACTCAGTGGTGGTGCAAAAATCAACAGACTTTTCCACGAACGTTTCCCAtttgaaattgttaaaatggaatttgatgaaaaagaaTTAAGGAAAGAAATTGCTTTCGCTATCAGAAATATACATG GTATTAGAGTGGGGTTATTTACTCCGGATATGGCTTTTGAGGCAATAgtcaaaaaacaaataaacagACTTAAGGAACCAAGTCTTAAATGTGTAGATTTAGTCGTGCAAGAACTTAGTAATGTTGTACGCATTTGTACAGATAGG ATGTCGCGTTATCCCAGACTAAGAGAAGAGACAGAACGAATCATAACAACACATATTAGGCAGCGCGAACAAATGTGTAAAGAGCAGCTAATCTTACTGGTGGACTGCGAACTTGCATACATGAATACGAATCATGAAGATTTCATCGGTTTTGCAAA CGCTGCAGCCAGTAGCCATAATGCAAG TGCACAGCAATCTTCGGAGAATTCCGTTAAATCTGGACGGCATACATTAGGCAATCAAGTAATTCGTAAAGGctatatgtgtatacataaTCTTGGTATTATGAAGGGCGGTTCGAGAGATTACTGGTTTGTTTTAACATCCGAGAGTATCTCCTGGTTCAAGGACGAAGAA GAACGTGAAAAGAAATACATGTTGCCATTGGATGGATTAAAATTGCGTGATCTGGAGCAAGGTTTTATGTCGCGTCGTCATCTATTTGCGTTATTTAATCCCGAAGgaagaaatgtttataaagattataaacaATTGGAGTTGAGTTGTGAAACACAAGATGATGTTGACTCCTGGAAGGCGTCATTCCTGAGGGCTGGTGTATATCCCGAAAAATCAACAGAACAAGCAAATGGCGAAGAG GAAGGATATGAG GGTGGAACAGAGGGTCAGTCATCGATGGATCCTCAATTGGAGCGTCAAGTGGAAACTATCAGAAACTTAGTAGATTCTTATATGAAGATTGTTACAAAAACTACCCGCGATCTGGTTCCAAAGACAATTATGcttcttattattaacaacGCTAAGGACTTCATTAATGGAGAACTGTTGGCACATCTTTATGCAAGCGGCGATCAG gCTTCAATGATGGAAGAATCTCCCGAAGAGGCGCAAAAACGGGAAGAGATGTTACGCATGTATCACGCGTGCAAAGAGGCTCTTCGTATAATTGGAGATGTCTCAATGGCCACAGTCTCAACTCCAGTACCACCGCCTGTGAAAAATGATTGGTTGGCGACCGGCGACAATCCAAG CTCACGAGCACCACCACCAGTACCTGCAACTGGCCGGCCAGCACCAGCCGTTCCTAATAGACCTGGTCCAGGTGGACCACCACCGCGAGCTAATCCTGGCCTACCTCCACCTATGATACCAAC TCGAGGGGGTGGTCTACAGCAGAGGATAACACAAGCTGCGACACAGGCTGCGACGCAAGCCGCCGTGAATGAGCTGATGGATGCGTTCAAGATCAA GCGTCCCGTACCCAATATTCCCCCCCGAATTCCCGACAGACCATACTCCGGCCGACTAAACTGA